TAGGGTCATTAACATTCGAATAATAGTAGTTTTTCCTGATCCACTTGGACCAATAACTGCTATTTTTTCTCCAGAGTGGATATCAAGATTAATTCCTTTTAAAACATGTACATCTCCAAAGGATTTTGTTACATCCCGATATTTTACAATAGCATCACTGTTTTTCTTTTCTTCTTTCGTTTTCAAAGTTAATGTCTCAGCCAATAGAAATTCCCCCTTCTAAATGGATACTTTTAAGTTTTTCTTTCTCGCTTTTTTTAATAATGCATTTTTATCAAATCTTGTATTCATCTTTACTTCAAGCTTTTTAATAAGTATTGAGGATGGATAACTAAGTATTAAGAAAATAATCCCCACAATTGTTAATGGTTCTAGATAAGCAAAATTCAAAGCTCCATAGGAATTAGCCATGTATAAAATTCCACCGACGCTGATTGTCGATGCGATCGGAACTTCTTTAAACATAATAATGAAATAATTTCCTAACATCGGTATAGTTGGAGGAATTGCTTGTGGTAATATAATTTTTTTCCATTTATCTAATGTAGAAAAATTCAACGCAACTGAAGCTTCCCACTGTCCTTTATCAACGCTTTCGATACCTGCACGATAAATTTCGCCAATATACGTACTATAATGGATTCCAATACCTAATACCGCGCAAGTAAATGGTTCCAATGTCACACCTACAACAGGCAATACAGGTAATGCATAAAAGATAAAGAATAACTGAACTAAAAGAGGGGTTGATCTGATAAATTCCATAAACCAAGTAACAATCCAAATGAAGAATTTACTTGGTACACTTCGAAGAATAACCCACACAAATCCAAATATTAAAGCAAATGCAAAGCACGCAAATGTTAAACCTACTGTTATACCTAGACCTTTTAATACAATTGGTAATGCTTCAAAAAAGGTTTCCCATTTCCAATTATTCATCAGCTTGCCACCCCTCTCTTAGCAATGCTTTCTCCTTTTCTAGTTAACCAAATTAACGGAAGTGCAAGAACGAAATACATGATTA
Above is a genomic segment from Lysinibacillus sp. PLM2 containing:
- a CDS encoding ectoine/hydroxyectoine ABC transporter permease subunit EhuD, with translation MNNWKWETFFEALPIVLKGLGITVGLTFACFAFALIFGFVWVILRSVPSKFFIWIVTWFMEFIRSTPLLVQLFFIFYALPVLPVVGVTLEPFTCAVLGIGIHYSTYIGEIYRAGIESVDKGQWEASVALNFSTLDKWKKIILPQAIPPTIPMLGNYFIIMFKEVPIASTISVGGILYMANSYGALNFAYLEPLTIVGIIFLILSYPSSILIKKLEVKMNTRFDKNALLKKARKKNLKVSI